TCAGCAGTAAACTTAACAGCTGCTAAAAATAGAAGCTATCGAGATGTCACCCTTCCCAGTGAGCAAAAGGAATGAGTCACATGAGATAATGATCTCTCAGTCCTGCAGAGTACCTGAGCAGTCcttgaatgctttaaaaatgcttgcATTGAGGTtgagcttttctccttttccagacCCAGCCATGCTACTGGAAGACGTACGTGACTGCCCTTCTGAGGTTCTTGCCCCACCAGCAAACTACAGCTCCCAGGAGCATTCCCTAATCTACTTCGGCACTTTAAAATCAGCTAGTTTAGCCCAAACTAAATgaagagaggtggtggatgAGCAGGTGAGATAGGAAGAAGGCAACGAAACAACAGCTATGttaaggaaagagaggaggaggaggcaaaaagGTAGCCCCTCTCCAAGTCACTGAAACTGTGGGACTGTCACTCTTGCTGGTAGAGGTGGAAagccttgaacacttccattTCACACTTTTTACCTTTAGCTGCTCCATTTTATATCGTATGTGTAGTTGTATTGAAGAGCTTCTGCTCGTGTGTGATAAGCTCAGCTTGGGCTTGAGAAGGAAGCGCTTCTGagaacaagaattaaaaatgctctgagaggggaaaaaagataatttttaatcCATTCCTTCAGATGTGTATGTGTAAGTCATAGACACGTCTTGTGCTTTCACTTatgtggaagaggaagagaatttgTGCAGTGCATTTGTACTTTTTGCCCATGTTGGAGAGCTGGGATGTCACAAATCTATGtcagaaaagatttatttaatgTGAATCATCTTGGGTATTTGTGTAACTTGCAGATTTGAATCAACCATGCGTATGTGAAACCAGGTAGCTTGACCATGATTGATCACCATGTCCTTACCAGGGCTTCATCACCTGTCCCGAGAGAAAGTCCTTTCTGATATCTGCCCTTGAGGGGTTTGACTACCATTTGGTTTTCTGACCAGTTCCTTCCCCTTGGGACGTTTCGCTGAGTGCTCTTACCATGCTCCTCTCATCTGTGTCTTCCCTGAAGTGCAGCCTCCAAGGCTGGACATGGTGCTCCAGCTGGGAGGGTAACAACGCTGCAAAGGGTGTAAGGGCTGCTACACAAATCTCGCACATTATATACTTATTTATACATCACAGCATTGCATCTGCCCTTTTTGCCACAGCAGACACTCAGCCCACTGAAACTGTCGGCTCCTGTCCAGCCTGTGATTCACAGTTACCGCAGATCATTCTCTGCCGAACTGCTAACTAAataggttggttttttttctccttttgtgttTGCACAGTTCATTATTTCTACTTAAACATAGAACTTTGCACCTGTCACTGTCTAATAGTATCCTGTGTTTTTTCAGACCATAGTTGCAATTTGTCAACTTAATTTTTTCGTCTCAGCTTCATGTCATCTGCAAATATAATAACCAGACTTTATTTCATCATTCAATTTGTTAATGAAAACACTAAATATCCCTAAACCCAGGACAGACTGGTCAAATCCCCACTCACTGGCTCCCCCTACTCTGATACTAAATCACTAATATCTCCACTCTGAGCACAACTTTGTAACCAGCAAAAAGAGCTTCCTCCAGACTGTTTCCTTAGCTTACACACAAGAGTGTCATGTCAGACAGCGTCAAAACTTCTTCTGGAGTCAAGATATATGatctcatcttttccttcatgtACGAGCCTGTTAATTTGTTGTAGTAGGAAATCAGAATGATCTGGGATTGTACATAGCTGATAGATCCATACTGGCTGGTACTCACCTGTATTCATCTTCTGTAGACTTATCATCTGATTGtctgtttcagtatttttctgagaTGGACATTAACGTGACTGTTAATTCcttgttcttccattttttccatatatCTATACacttatatatatgtatatatatctccttgtatatatttatatctcCCTGTATTCACCATGTACGTCCTCCTCTGGTACTCCTCTGATCCTCCCCTTGCCCAGCCCTGAGATTTCACCATTCAGTTCCTCAGTGCCCTATGCTGAAGTTCACCATGTCCACCTAATTTGAGAACATCTGATTTATCTAGGTGCTTTCTAAGTATGTAATTCAGTGGTTTCAGCAACCGTGACAATATCTGCTGCATTTCGCTCGGGCTATAATAAAGCACTACATCAGTGAcaacactgaaatcagtggaagtTGTTCTCATGTCCAGACTAAGCTCTCCGTGTTTCTGTAATCAACCACAAAGCCCGGAGTGAGAGAACCCTGCGTTTTTGGAAACAGTCTGGTTGGGTGGTTTTAAATTTCACCTTCGAGGTGGCatacaatcttttcttttcaatcCTCTTTCTTTGGTTGCTAAGAGAGGTATATATAAACCTGCTCCCGAGACAGCTTTTTGACAAGTGCTCTCCTGCAGGGAGAGGGTGAAGCCAGCTGCAATTCTTGCTACCATATCAACACACCTGCCTTTGCAGGAGCTTACAGCACCAAAGCCATCCTGGGTTTGCTGGGATTTTCTTCAAGGGATTCCTTCATAACTTTAATGCGATTTCTGACTTGGTCATGTAATTGTTGATCCTGGGCTGCTGGATGTATTTGCTCCACTTACACCTTGAAAGAGAGAGCATGGCCTGCTGGAAGTTACCTCCAATCACAACATAAAGTAGTAGGTTGCCACATGTGTTGAGTGCAGCCAGTGGCCGAGAGATGGTACAGGTGGAGCGGATCTGCTTCTCCATATGACAGCTGACTGGACACAACTGTAATTCAACCCGAGGCACCCAAAAGACGTGGAAGGGGAGGAAGCACACGTAGAAGACCACCAAGAGGACAACAGTGAGTCTGCAAGCCTTCTGTTTGTAGCAAGCCCATGTGTGGGGCCCGGTAGCCAAGGTGCAAATAATGAGCACGTAGCACAGAGTCACTGTCAGCAAGGGCAACAAGGTGGCCAGGCCAGTCAGCAGCCAGTTATACCACCTGATTGTGCCCACGTTTTCAGAGCTAGTAATGTCGAGGCATAAGGATCTGTTTTGTGCCTCTTTTGAGGAGATCAAGAAGTTGACAGGGCTGCCAGCTGCCAGTGAGATCACCCAAACGGCTGCGCAAGCCACCGCTGTCCACCACTTCCTCTGGATGTGGAAGAACTTCATAGGGTGGACAATCACCACGTAGCGGAAGGTGCTGAAGCAGGTGAGGAAGAGGATGCTGCTGCACAAGTTGAAGTGGAAGCCGAAGTGGATGAACTTTCGCATGAATTCACCAAAGATCCAGTGCTCCCCGCTGGCATAGTAGTGTATCACGAAGGGAAGGCTGGTGAGGTAGAGCAGGTCTGTCAGTGCCAGGTTCAGCATGATTATGGTGCTGCTCTTCCAAGGCCTCATCTTGCAGCTGTAAACACAAATCGCAATGACGTTTCCTAGGAAGCCCACCAGAAAGATGATGCTATACATGATGGGGAGGTACAAAGTCTTCAGACTGACTTCCATATCAATGCAGTTGGGAAAATCACCTTCAGTGTCCTGCCAGGTGGTGGGGTTGGCTAAGTCGTCCTTTGTTGTGTTCGTGTTTTTTCCTGAGCACttaaggaaaggagaaatgtttAGTGTTCACTGACAGATAAGACCTTCTTGTAGCCCGTTAAAAACAACTATAACCAGATCTTTCCTTGCAAGTTCCCATCCATGCCACTATTAAAGTGCCTTTATTGAATAAGGAAAGGCCTTGCTGCTTTGATGAGAACTGATCCTGATCTAGAGGCCTTTTATCATATCTATATAGAGATagatgcaattttattttaaaatacatattttcaggGAAGGGTCTGCACAGGCACAATGAAGCTGTAATATAAGGGATTCCTAGCCCCACAGTGTGTGATGTGTGTCCCCTGGTATATAACGTTCACTTTCTGCTCTCATTAGGGGTCAAGTGGAGCAGGACAGACTAGTCATGTTGTGCTACTGACCAAAAGTATAGAGAGGAATGTCCAGAACATAAGTGCTCCATAAAAGCTATTTGCAGCCTTGTTAATTAAGTGGAAAACAGGGTGGatgttgaaatgttttcatattctttttgaTGCTGGAGTTGgttaacatttttctctgtgctccttGGAAACAACTGATAGAggaatattttgtaattttagtTCATTAACAAGATTGATGTTGCAAAGAAATAGGTTATTTTTAGGCTTGTCATTAGCTGCTATGTAAATTTCTATCCctgtaaaatttttaaatggtgttGTGCTTTGACATTAGTCTTAGATAGAAGTTTTGTGAAACATCAGAATAAATTCATCCAACTTTGCAAAGCAGCCATTTGCAAGATACAATATGGGGCTTGAGCAGGATTGAAGGGAAGTAAAGATAGCCTGGTATATAGTCTCTATAACAGAAAACACGGGGCCACTGAAGCACATGGCAAATAACTGCTAACATGGCATCCAGTAAGTGCATTTGTGTGAatgccttctttcttttaaagtggAGTAAatgttttgatggaaaaaaatgaataaatctCTAGCGtaattttttccagaggaaTGCAACTTCTTACAGGATGATGCCTGTCCTCAGATTACTGTAGCCTGGATCTGCTAAAATGGAACCTACTGAATCACTGCTTCTATTTCTTGTTCCACTCTGAATTTTCTTGATGTAGCTTCTACCCTCACTCACTGTGAGATCTCACAGAGACAGGTTGCAGGATTTGAATTCAAATTTGTGTAGAACATGTGGTTCGAacatatttaaaacactttgaaaactgaagctgGAGCTTGAGGAGATGCATGCCAAACactggcatttgtttttaaagagcaaGACAGCTTCAAACCTCTTCTCATGGCTGGGGATGGTGCAGGGGATGGTTTGGATAAATCCAGTGGCTCTAATTCACTTAAGAAGTAATGCAGCAATACCATCATCCCCAAATAAACTGGAAGCCTCTGGTATGGCTAATAGTTAAGCAGGCTAATAGCAAAAGCACCATCCTGCAGTAGCAGACTGCGGTGTGCTGTCTGCTGCTGGAAGCACCAGGGCTGTGCACACCGTGGTGTTTACAGTGCACAGCTATTAAGTGAGCTGAAGGGCACAGCTAGGTGCTGCTCCCTGCATCACTTTCTTCGTGGTTTTGTAGGACTATTATTTTgtcagcagctttttttccacCAACCAgcgtgctgctgcagcaaaccTATAGGGGCTGGAGAGCAAATACCTACGATCGCCGAAGAGCGCGGCAGTGGCACTCAGCCGCTGCAGTCCCTACTGACAGCCACACGCTCTCAGGTGCTTTCAGAGCCATCCTCTTTGCTATCAGTGAGGTATCTGATAGGGCTGGATTCGGGTCGAGGAACTCCCTCACAGTTGGGCCACCCCCCAAGCCCTGCACTGCTtatggaaatgcaaaatggGGACAAGTACTGCAAGAAAAGCACATGGGTGTGGGCTCTCATTCTGAACGGCCCTAAGATTACATCCAACTTAACAGGTTACCACAGGGACCAAAGAAAGGAGACAGCAAGTCTTTGCTGTTGGCCTTACTATTTTGCTGTCTGAATTACAAATAGAATTTAGACAAAACTTAAATCTAATTAAGGAACAGTTTGTACTGTGGCAGATTTTATCACACTAAGTAATTGGCCATAATGGGACTTCTGCAGCCCAAGCTGAGGGCAAATGATATATGCTGTAGACACATAAtgaactttaaataaattatcCAAGAGCAGAACTTGTAATAAAAGAGAACTAGATTATTGAAATAGAAACCCTCTTTCAGTCTTAACGGTGGAGTCACTGCTCTATTACATGGTATTCTTTACTGTAACCAATTGATTGgagtcactttaaaaaatgttgtgatTGCATGTCTTTAATTGCAGTCACGTATAAGGGAAACTTGTCTGCTCCTGCATTGTGATAATTTAATTAGAGCCTGCTGGAAATAAAAGCCAAATGGCTGCAGCCATGGCAAAGTAACCTAATGTCTGTAATTGGACTATATTTCACACAGATGTGTTGCTGAATAAATTAAATAGGATTTGGCTCGCAATGTTCGACTCTTCCACTGGCTCAGATTTGAGACACAAATGATATATTTAGGGATGAAGATGTGAGCCCTCCCTCCCTTGCCCTTTATAATTCAGGGAGGTATCTCCATGCAGAAAGAGTATGTGGATTTAACTTGAGTATTGGATGCGTCCCAGACAAGTTTAATTTGTTCCATGCTTCCATCATCCTGTAACCCTTTGCTCATCTCTCTCCACTTCGCCCTGCCTCTAAGTTCACACCTTTAAATCAAGATACGCTTTTTACCTGTAAATCCTTGGTGGtgtcttctctcctcttcatATCTGGTTCCTTAAATACCCTACTCCAGCTGGcagagtttgcttttaaattccaCAGCCTTGTGCAGTGAGACTGTCTGTGAAAGCCGTAGCAACCCACCCAGGCTATCGGGCAGGTTGCGGGAATGCTCTGCCTCTGTTCCCAGGTCTCTGCCAGGCGAAGGCGATGTGGGCTCCATGGTGCTGAGCGAGAGCAGCTCTGACCCCTCTCGCCTACCTGCGGGCTAGCTGTCACGTCCCCAGTGGTGGGGCCGTGCTGGTGTCAGCTGTCCTCCCGTCTggcctctgctgcctgcacgGGCTGTAGGGACCTGCCCTGTGTCACTTGCAAAATCGGTTGGGACTGCCTGTAACCTGTCCGGTTTGGCTGGAGTGGTTTGTTGTGGGCACTTCCAGCCCTCGGTGAGGGAGGCAGGCCAGCAGCAtgcaggcagggagaagcagcaccACCACAGTGCCCGCTTGATGGAATATCTGCTCCTCGAGTCCTAGAGCGCAGTCCCACCTAGGAGAACCATGGGGGGAGAAGTAGGGGGAGAGCAGGGTTTCAaactggcaggagctgccctgcGGAGGGCTTGGTGGATGCTGGGAGCTGAGATCAAGCCCTTGCCTCTCAAGGAGGGCAAAGGTACTCATGCTCTCCAAACTGGGAGCTTGGTGGGACCAGCTGCCCCTTCTGCAGGGAGGGACCCGGCTCTGAGAAGAGCAGGGATTGTGCAGCCGGGGCACAAGCAGGGTCGTGGCTGGGAGAGGTATCTAAGACCTTGTGCTTGTGAGGGCAACCTGGCTGGAGGAGGGCTTTACTGGAGAAAGGGATTGCATGACTCTGCCAGACAGCTATGCTGACATGCGTAATACGCTTTTGTGCTGGCATGACTTGTCCAGAGGTCAGAGGAATGAAGAAGCCTAGGAAGGAAGTCAAACTATGTGCTCCCTTTCCATATGGTTTGAAAAAATACCCAGCTTGCTGTGTGATCTGGAGCATTTTACAGTCCCCAAATATCCAGgcaataaagcagaagaaagtccAGCACTTCCTTGAATGTGATGGCCAACCCTCAAGAAGGGGCTAGCAGAAATACCCTCTCCttttggagagggaagaagggcACAGGCACCTTCTGGGGTGCCCTACAACAGGGGTTTTACTTCCTTTGCACAGTGAACGGCCAGGAGCATCGGCCCAGGGTAATTATGGTGTGGAAGTTAAAGATTTTATGGGGTGACTTAGCTTTCCAGCGTGTGGTGCTAGCTGAGACTATGACGTTGCAGAGATCTATAGAGCCAGTATTTACATGTTTTGCTTgatcttctctccctcttccttttcagcAGGTTTTGACTCTTGGGCTAACTGTGCTCCATTGACTTTCACCTTGTTTCAAAGCAGTGATCCTTACACCAGTTTCAGGcttctccccccctcctcccccccccccaaagaaaacactttcaaaagcaTAAGCATTCcagatttgattttaaattaaatatttgcaaacttCTGTGATCAGGTAGGAAAGTTATTATCTTGAGAGGGAAATGTTTAGATGAGGCTGAAAAGAACTTGAATATTTTCCAACACTGAACTTAATTTCAGATCTCGTTTGAAGCTATTATTTACTTTCTCATGATGATAAGAGAGGTGAACatggtgttcctcaggggttggtattgggaccggcgttgtttaacatctttgttggcgacatgggCAGTGGAttaagtgcaccctcagcaagtttgccgacgacaccaagctgtgtggtgcggtcgacaggctggagggaagggatgccatccagagggaccttgacaggcttgagaggtgggcccgtgcgaacctcatgaagttcaacaaggccaagtgcaaggtcctgcacgtaggtcagggcaatcccaagcacaaatacaggctgggcggagaatggattgagagtagccctgaggagaaggacttgggggtgttggttgacaagaaactcaacatgacccagcaatatgcgtttgcagcccagaaagccaaccatatcctgggctgcatcaaaagaagcgtgaccagcagattgagggaggtgattctccccctctactccactctcataagaccccacctggagtactgcgttcaggTCTGGGGCCCCCAGCttaagaaggacatggacctgttggagcgagtccagaggagggccacaaagatggtcagggggctggaacacctcttctatgaagacaggctgagagagttggggttgttcagcctggagaagagaaggctctgaggagaccttatagcagccttcgGGTACgtaaagggggcctacaagaaagctggagagggactttttacaagggcatgtagtgataggacaaggggcaatggctttaaactgaaagagggtagatttagattagatgtaaggaagaagttcttcactgtgagggtggtgaggcactggaacaggttgcccagcgaagttgtggatgccccctccctggaagtgttcaaggccaggctggatggggctttgagcaacctggtctagtggaaggtgtctcTGCCCATGACAAGGgggttggaaccagatgatctttaaggtcccttccaacccaaaccattctatgatcctatgattctatgaaccTGGAAACACAAGCAATTATGTACTGCATAATGTAATGGTGAATGAGGCTCAAATTATTTAGtaaatataacttttaaaatgattgCATAACTGTCCTGTTTCTTTACCTGATGCTTTCAGTATTTGCCATCTTCACGTGAATGACTTTCAGCTTACTGATAGTACATAATCTGTTCTCCTTAACTCTTTCTAGTGTAAGTTTGGCCACATCAACCTTGAACGTGAACGTTACTTTTGGACTCCTAAAtacaaatattcagaaataatctGACAGATGTCAACATATCCCTGAGTAACAGTTGATATGAGCCACCATTGTTTATAGAAAGAGTTGAAACCACTTTTTACTGTGTGACTAGCTACCAGATAATAGTAATTTCAGTACTCTGCATCATGGAAACTGTACATTCTGCAAAGGGCAAAACCACCCTTTGCAAAAGGCATATGGGGAGTCATGGAGAGACCAGGTGCGTGAAGCTGTATGTTCTCAGGAATCCCAGTTTCTccatactgtcctggtttctgctgggatagagttaactttcttcctagtagctggtacagtgttatgttttggatttagtatgagaataacattgataacacactgatttttttagttgttgctaagcagtgtttatactaagtcaaggattgttcagcttctcatgcccagccagcaagaaggctgaagGGAcacaagaatttgggaggggacaccgccaggacagctgacccaaactggccaaagggatattccataccatatgacgtcatgcccagtatataaactgggggagctggccgggaggtgcagatcgctgctcaggaactaactgggcattggtcggcaagtggtgagcaattgcattgtgcatcatttgatttgtatattctaattcttttagtattattattgtcatttctttattattattattattattattattatctttattattattttcttcctttctgtccagttaaactgtctttatctcaacccacgagttttactttttttcgattctctcccccatcccagtgggtggggggagtgagcaagcagctgcgtggtgcttcattgccagctggggttaaaccacgacagtcctttttggcacccaatgtggggctcgacgggttgagataacgacaaatctgactggaacacgttagaacaaatttgttataagcattcattatatcagttcaatagttgctggtcacaatgttgatgtatttgctctcaaagttggtgcacttgttcttaaaggtgcgttatgtaataccttacttgcagtatatgaTCCCTGTcgtgctgtttatcacccgtgaGAACcgggccagagttatcatgttgttgtactttgtaacactggcttatggtatgatagaattgctggtcatgaaactaatctggtatatgtactcagcattgccatcatctctgtactttgggagccatctatcagatctattaataattacatcataggtggcatggcatgtgggagaatatgggcaggtatctagagaacttctcacctccaaaggtttggaacttcactctcaaacaactacaggaccctgataaagtgatagaatacttgaaaggaaaatgctgtggctattccaaagaggcacaacttaccgcactgtgctgggctctggccagtatctaccaaacactgctcgatattatgcagcaccctcagagggaagggagggaaaacagaccgacaggcgctgcagctactccagcCCCAGcgacagacactgcagc
Above is a genomic segment from Gymnogyps californianus isolate 813 chromosome 1, ASM1813914v2, whole genome shotgun sequence containing:
- the LOC127019950 gene encoding 2-oxoglutarate receptor 1-like, producing the protein MKRREDTTKDLQCSGKNTNTTKDDLANPTTWQDTEGDFPNCIDMEVSLKTLYLPIMYSIIFLVGFLGNVIAICVYSCKMRPWKSSTIIMLNLALTDLLYLTSLPFVIHYYASGEHWIFGEFMRKFIHFGFHFNLCSSILFLTCFSTFRYVVIVHPMKFFHIQRKWWTAVACAAVWVISLAAGSPVNFLISSKEAQNRSLCLDITSSENVGTIRWYNWLLTGLATLLPLLTVTLCYVLIICTLATGPHTWACYKQKACRLTVVLLVVFYVCFLPFHVFWVPRVELQLCPVSCHMEKQIRSTCTISRPLAALNTCGNLLLYVVIGGNFQQAMLSLSRCKWSKYIQQPRINNYMTKSEIALKL